One stretch of Streptomyces sp. NBC_00443 DNA includes these proteins:
- a CDS encoding DedA family protein, whose product MLEGLEDVGSLTAGPWIYVVVGLSVLLDVFVPVLPSGVLVITAATAAAAGSGAATGQVPGEVPDILALTLCAATASVLGDLVAYRLAWRGGARLDRAIARSRRLTAAQERLGTALARGGGALVVLARFAPAGRSVVSFGAGAAHRSARDFLPWSALAGLAWAVYSVALGYFGAQWLGATWLATAVSVGALFAAGALATYLVRRRPA is encoded by the coding sequence GTGCTCGAGGGTCTCGAGGACGTGGGTTCGCTGACAGCGGGCCCTTGGATCTATGTGGTGGTGGGCCTGTCGGTCCTGCTGGACGTGTTCGTGCCGGTGCTGCCCAGCGGCGTGCTGGTGATCACGGCGGCGACGGCGGCTGCCGCCGGTTCGGGTGCCGCGACGGGTCAGGTGCCCGGCGAGGTCCCCGACATCCTGGCCCTGACGCTCTGTGCCGCGACGGCCTCCGTCCTGGGTGACCTGGTCGCCTACCGCCTCGCCTGGCGCGGCGGCGCCCGACTGGACCGCGCGATCGCCCGCTCCCGCCGCCTGACTGCGGCGCAGGAACGTCTCGGCACAGCCCTCGCCCGAGGCGGCGGCGCCCTGGTGGTACTGGCCCGCTTCGCCCCCGCCGGCCGCTCGGTCGTCTCGTTCGGCGCGGGCGCCGCCCACCGCAGCGCCCGCGACTTCCTTCCCTGGTCCGCCCTGGCCGGCCTCGCCTGGGCCGTCTACAGCGTGGCCCTCGGCTACTTCGGTGCCCAGTGGCTGGGCGCGACCTGGCTGGCGACGGCGGTGTCGGTGGGCGCGCTGTTCGCTGCGGGGGCGCTGGCGACGTACCTGGTGCGGCGCAGGCCGGCCTAG
- a CDS encoding DoxX family protein, which yields MTGRLNSAQPYAIGLFRIVVGLLFACHGAMSLLGAFGGVDGKGGTAATGAWPDWYAAAIELVGGSLVLLGLGTRIAAFIASGAMAYAYFKVHQPEGLWPIENSGEGAAMYCWSMFLLVFTGSGAFGLDRLFAKRSGTESRTAPDQTPVTA from the coding sequence ATGACCGGACGCCTCAACAGCGCCCAGCCGTATGCCATCGGCCTGTTCCGCATCGTCGTCGGCCTGCTCTTCGCCTGCCACGGCGCCATGTCCCTCCTCGGCGCCTTCGGCGGCGTGGACGGCAAGGGCGGCACCGCCGCGACGGGCGCCTGGCCCGACTGGTACGCGGCCGCCATCGAACTCGTCGGCGGCAGCCTGGTCCTGCTCGGCCTCGGCACCCGCATAGCCGCGTTCATCGCCTCCGGCGCCATGGCCTACGCGTACTTCAAGGTCCACCAGCCCGAGGGGCTGTGGCCCATCGAGAACAGCGGCGAAGGTGCCGCGATGTACTGCTGGTCCATGTTCCTGCTGGTCTTCACCGGCTCCGGCGCGTTCGGCCTGGACCGGCTGTTCGCCAAGCGCTCCGGCACGGAGAGTAGGACGGCCCCGGACCAGACCCCGGTCACGGCCTGA
- a CDS encoding FAD/NAD(P)-binding protein, producing the protein MRPTRPGVTLLSAPPSAPTPDSPTVSVALVGAGPRGTSVLERLCASAPELLPPGARLTVHVIDPAPPGPGRVWRTAQSPELLMNTVSSQVTLFTDESVDCSGPIRPGPSLYDWAAGALGPDEYPTRAHYGRYLEWVFAKVVHEAPPTVRVETHAARAVRLDDTLDGSQVLTLHDGRVLPGLSAVVLAQGHLPTAADATQHHLAGYAESQGLRYVAPANPADVDLSSVSPGEPVLLRGLGLNFFDHMALLTTGRGGSFVRAEGRVGLRYVPSGNEPRLYAGSRRGIPYQARGDNAKGAYGRHLPLLLTPEVIAGFRKRADSGETPDFLAEIWPLVAKEVETVYYTALIPQARQQAAFAERFLTVPHRDPQEAMLLDEFGVPERERWSWDRVSRPYTGCGFADPGQWRDWLLAYLHEDAAQAARGNVRGPLKSALDVLRDLRNELRLVVDHGGLSGASRRDHLDRWYTPLNAFLSIGPPRRRVEELVALLEAGVVEVLGPRLEVREEQGAWVAHSPEVPGSAVRVTTFVEARLPEPDLRRSADELLARLLKTGQCRPHTVDGYETGGLDVTQRPYRLIDRQGRAHARRFAFGVPTEGVHWVTAAGARPGVDSVTLSDADAVARAVLHAVVPGPEGDTEATRWPNVELASVD; encoded by the coding sequence ATGCGCCCCACACGCCCGGGAGTCACCCTTTTGTCCGCACCGCCCTCAGCACCGACCCCGGACTCCCCCACGGTCTCCGTCGCCCTGGTCGGCGCCGGCCCCCGCGGCACCAGCGTCCTGGAGCGCCTGTGCGCCTCCGCTCCCGAGCTCCTCCCGCCCGGGGCGCGTCTCACGGTCCATGTGATCGACCCGGCACCGCCCGGCCCGGGTCGTGTGTGGCGGACCGCCCAGTCGCCCGAGCTGCTCATGAACACGGTGTCCTCGCAGGTCACGCTGTTCACCGACGAGAGCGTGGACTGCTCGGGCCCGATCCGGCCCGGCCCCAGCCTGTACGACTGGGCGGCCGGCGCGCTGGGCCCGGACGAGTACCCGACCCGCGCCCACTACGGCCGGTACTTGGAGTGGGTGTTCGCGAAGGTCGTCCACGAGGCGCCGCCCACCGTGCGCGTCGAGACGCACGCGGCCCGCGCCGTACGGCTCGACGACACGCTCGACGGCAGCCAGGTCCTCACCCTCCACGACGGCCGTGTGCTGCCCGGCCTGTCCGCCGTGGTCCTCGCGCAGGGGCACCTGCCGACGGCCGCCGACGCGACCCAGCACCACCTCGCCGGGTACGCCGAGAGCCAGGGCCTGCGCTACGTGGCGCCCGCGAACCCGGCCGACGTCGACCTGTCCTCCGTATCCCCAGGCGAACCGGTGCTGCTGCGCGGCCTGGGCCTCAACTTCTTCGATCACATGGCCCTGTTGACGACGGGCCGCGGCGGCAGCTTCGTCCGCGCCGAGGGCCGCGTGGGTCTGCGCTACGTCCCTTCCGGCAACGAGCCGCGCCTGTACGCCGGTTCGCGGCGCGGCATCCCGTACCAGGCGCGTGGCGACAATGCGAAGGGGGCGTACGGCCGCCACCTTCCGCTCCTGCTGACGCCCGAGGTGATCGCCGGTTTCCGCAAGCGGGCGGACTCGGGCGAGACGCCGGACTTCCTCGCCGAGATATGGCCGCTGGTGGCGAAGGAGGTGGAGACGGTGTACTACACGGCGCTGATACCGCAGGCGCGGCAGCAGGCGGCTTTCGCGGAGCGCTTCCTCACCGTCCCCCACCGCGACCCCCAAGAGGCCATGCTGCTCGACGAGTTCGGCGTACCGGAGCGTGAACGCTGGAGCTGGGACCGGGTGTCCCGGCCGTACACGGGATGCGGCTTCGCGGATCCGGGGCAGTGGCGCGACTGGCTGCTGGCGTATCTGCACGAGGACGCGGCCCAAGCCGCCCGGGGCAATGTGCGCGGCCCGCTGAAGTCGGCCCTCGACGTGCTGCGCGACCTGCGCAACGAACTGCGGCTCGTCGTCGACCACGGCGGCCTCTCCGGCGCCTCCCGCCGGGACCATCTGGACCGCTGGTACACCCCGCTCAACGCCTTCCTGTCCATCGGCCCGCCCCGGCGGCGCGTGGAGGAGCTGGTGGCATTGCTGGAGGCGGGTGTGGTGGAGGTGCTCGGGCCACGGCTTGAGGTGCGGGAGGAGCAGGGTGCGTGGGTGGCGCACTCCCCCGAGGTGCCGGGCTCGGCAGTGCGGGTGACGACCTTCGTCGAGGCGCGGCTGCCGGAACCGGACCTGCGCCGCAGCGCCGACGAACTGCTGGCGCGGCTGCTGAAGACCGGTCAGTGCCGACCGCACACCGTCGATGGTTACGAAACGGGCGGACTGGACGTAACACAGCGGCCGTACCGTCTGATCGACCGTCAGGGCCGCGCGCACGCACGGCGGTTCGCGTTCGGGGTGCCCACGGAGGGCGTGCACTGGGTCACGGCGGCCGGGGCGCGGCCGGGTGTGGATTCGGTCACTCTTTCGGATGCGGATGCGGTGGCGAGAGCTGTGCTACATGCGGTTGTTCCTGGGCCGGAAGGGGACACCGAGGCGACGCGATGGCCGAATGTTGAACTTGCAAGTGTTGATTAG
- a CDS encoding alkaline phosphatase D family protein — translation MAELRLGPLLRYADGTSATVWVEASRPCTAEVRGADGGHGESRTFQVAGHHYALIPVTGLTPGTAQAYEVLLDGARVWPLPDSPFPPSLIRTPADGDPVRLSFGSCRWAAPPAGEPDPVGPDALDTLAARIAAEPDGERPDVLVLLGDQVYADETSKATRRWLAARRDLSEPPGDEVADYEEYTRLYYESWLDPEVRWLLSTVPSCMIFDDHDVIDDWNTSAAWLADMRETSWWRERLLSGLMSYWVHQHLGNLSPAELAADPLYAAVRETPDGTDLLRSFACKADADPASVRWSYRRDFGRVRLLMVDTRAARVLDEGSRSMLNPGEARWLREQALDARGSYDHLLIGTSLPWLLPHLVHDAEAWNAALCRGDRGERWARFGEDLRRRADLEHWAAFPPSFDALAELIAEAGSGAQAPATVCVLSGDVHHAYVAEPTWPDGGGPDARVLQLTCSPVHNAIHAAIRLGFRFGWSGVGRWLGRRFAGHGSCPRPPIDWRRTGGPWFGNQLMTLTLRGRSARLRLEQARAVRGAGPRVAGARGTGARLRTVSESELAP, via the coding sequence GTGGCCGAACTGCGGCTTGGTCCACTGCTGAGGTACGCCGACGGCACGTCCGCGACCGTCTGGGTCGAGGCGAGCCGTCCGTGCACGGCCGAGGTGCGCGGCGCGGACGGCGGGCACGGCGAGTCCCGTACGTTCCAGGTCGCGGGCCATCACTACGCCCTGATCCCGGTGACCGGCCTCACCCCGGGCACCGCACAGGCGTACGAGGTCCTCCTCGACGGCGCCCGCGTGTGGCCGCTGCCCGACTCCCCCTTCCCGCCCTCCCTGATCCGCACGCCCGCCGACGGCGACCCCGTCCGCCTCTCCTTCGGCTCCTGCCGCTGGGCCGCGCCGCCCGCCGGCGAGCCGGACCCGGTCGGACCGGACGCCCTGGACACGCTGGCCGCACGGATCGCCGCCGAGCCGGACGGTGAGCGGCCGGATGTGCTGGTGCTGCTCGGCGACCAGGTGTACGCCGACGAGACCTCCAAGGCGACCAGGCGCTGGCTGGCCGCGCGCCGCGACCTGAGCGAGCCGCCGGGCGACGAGGTCGCGGACTACGAGGAGTACACCCGGCTGTACTACGAGTCCTGGCTCGACCCCGAGGTGCGCTGGCTGCTGTCCACCGTGCCGAGCTGCATGATCTTCGACGACCACGACGTCATCGACGACTGGAACACCTCGGCCGCCTGGCTCGCCGACATGCGGGAGACGAGCTGGTGGCGCGAGCGGCTGCTCAGCGGACTGATGTCGTACTGGGTCCATCAGCACCTCGGCAACCTGTCGCCGGCCGAGCTGGCCGCCGACCCGCTCTACGCCGCCGTACGCGAAACCCCCGACGGCACCGACCTGTTGCGCTCCTTCGCCTGCAAGGCGGACGCCGATCCGGCCTCCGTCCGCTGGAGCTACCGGCGCGACTTCGGCCGCGTACGGCTGCTGATGGTGGACACCCGGGCGGCCCGCGTTCTCGACGAGGGTTCGCGTTCCATGCTCAACCCGGGCGAGGCGCGGTGGCTGCGCGAGCAGGCGCTCGACGCGCGCGGTTCGTACGACCATCTCCTGATCGGCACGTCCCTGCCGTGGCTGCTGCCGCACCTGGTGCACGACGCCGAGGCGTGGAACGCCGCGCTGTGCCGGGGCGATCGCGGCGAGCGCTGGGCGCGCTTCGGGGAGGATCTGCGGCGGCGGGCCGATCTGGAGCACTGGGCGGCCTTCCCGCCGTCCTTCGACGCGCTGGCGGAGCTGATCGCCGAGGCCGGGTCCGGGGCACAGGCACCGGCGACGGTGTGCGTGCTGTCGGGGGACGTGCACCACGCCTATGTCGCCGAGCCGACCTGGCCGGACGGCGGCGGGCCCGACGCCCGGGTCCTGCAGCTGACCTGCTCGCCCGTCCACAACGCCATCCACGCGGCGATCCGGCTCGGCTTCCGCTTCGGCTGGAGCGGGGTGGGACGCTGGCTCGGGCGGCGGTTCGCGGGGCACGGCAGCTGTCCCCGGCCGCCGATCGACTGGCGCCGCACGGGCGGGCCCTGGTTCGGCAACCAGCTCATGACGCTGACCCTGCGGGGGCGTTCGGCCCGGCTGCGGCTGGAGCAGGCGCGGGCGGTGCGAGGAGCGGGGCCGCGGGTTGCGGGGGCGCGAGGGACGGGGGCACGGCTGCGGACTGTCTCGGAGTCCGAACTCGCCCCTTGA
- a CDS encoding HNH endonuclease family protein, which produces MSKFYARRRVSILAALSGLIASVALFNAPTASAALPTPVSGATARSYLAQLTVATEDRTGYDRDLFPHWITQSGACNTRETVLKRDGSGVVTDSSCAATSGSWYSQYDGATWTAASDLDIDHLVPLAEAWDSGADSWTTSRRQSFANDLTRPQLIAVTDNVNQAKSDQDPATWMPSRTAYRCTYVRAWVQVKYYYDLSVDSAEKSALTNYLSGC; this is translated from the coding sequence ATGTCGAAGTTCTACGCGCGTCGACGGGTCAGCATACTCGCGGCCCTCAGCGGCCTCATAGCCTCCGTCGCGCTTTTCAACGCTCCGACCGCCTCCGCAGCGCTCCCCACCCCCGTCAGCGGCGCCACCGCCCGCAGCTACCTCGCCCAGCTCACCGTGGCCACCGAGGACCGCACCGGCTACGACCGCGACCTCTTCCCGCACTGGATCACCCAGTCCGGCGCCTGCAACACCCGTGAGACCGTCCTCAAGCGCGACGGCTCGGGCGTCGTCACCGACTCCTCCTGCGCCGCCACCAGCGGCAGCTGGTACTCCCAGTACGACGGCGCCACCTGGACCGCCGCCTCCGACCTCGACATCGACCACCTGGTCCCGCTGGCCGAGGCCTGGGACTCCGGCGCCGACAGCTGGACCACCTCGCGGCGCCAGTCCTTCGCCAACGACCTGACCCGCCCGCAGCTGATCGCCGTCACCGACAACGTCAACCAGGCCAAGAGCGACCAGGACCCGGCCACCTGGATGCCGTCGCGCACGGCCTACCGCTGCACCTACGTGCGCGCCTGGGTGCAGGTGAAGTACTACTACGACCTCTCCGTCGACTCGGCCGAGAAGTCCGCCCTGACGAACTACCTCTCCGGCTGCTGA
- a CDS encoding TMEM165/GDT1 family protein: MISFTVTAVVFGVVFLAELPDKTALAGLVLGTRYRASYVFAGVAAAFAVHVALAVAAGSVLTLLPQQLVQALTGVLFLGGAAVLLMKGDEDEAEVRKPENQSFWKVSGAGFMLILVAEFGDLTQIMTANLAARYDDPLSVGIGAVLALWSVAAIGIVGGKALMRRVPLKLITKVAALLMLGLGLWSLWEAIAG, encoded by the coding sequence TTGATCAGCTTTACCGTGACGGCGGTCGTCTTCGGCGTCGTCTTCCTCGCCGAACTGCCCGACAAGACCGCGCTCGCCGGGCTCGTCCTCGGCACCCGCTATCGCGCTTCGTACGTCTTCGCCGGCGTCGCCGCCGCCTTCGCGGTGCATGTCGCGCTGGCAGTGGCGGCCGGCAGTGTGCTGACGCTGCTGCCCCAGCAGCTCGTGCAGGCGCTCACCGGTGTGCTCTTCCTTGGTGGCGCCGCGGTGCTGCTGATGAAGGGGGACGAGGACGAGGCGGAGGTCCGCAAGCCGGAGAACCAGTCCTTCTGGAAGGTGTCCGGCGCCGGGTTCATGCTCATCCTGGTCGCCGAGTTCGGCGATCTGACGCAGATCATGACGGCGAACCTCGCGGCCCGCTACGACGATCCGCTGTCGGTCGGTATCGGTGCGGTGCTGGCGCTGTGGAGCGTGGCGGCGATCGGGATCGTCGGCGGGAAGGCGCTGATGCGTCGGGTGCCGCTGAAGCTGATCACCAAGGTGGCGGCGCTGCTGATGCTCGGGCTGGGCCTGTGGAGCCTGTGGGAGGCGATCGCCGGCTGA
- a CDS encoding HAD family hydrolase, which yields MSATAAPTVLTARALLLDMDGTLVNSDAVVERIWRRWAERHGLDGDEVMKVVHGRQGYASMALLLPDRPMEQNHTDNARMLAEETADVDGVVPIPGAPDFLASLRGLPHALVTSADVPLSTARMAAARLEQPDVRVTAESVGASKPDPEGFLKGAAELGIAPEDCIVFEDSGAGIEAGRAAGMRVVGVGPRAGFHGPDALVSDLREVRVEASGDGTMRVYIG from the coding sequence ATGTCGGCCACCGCCGCGCCCACCGTGCTGACCGCCCGTGCCCTCCTGCTCGACATGGACGGCACCCTCGTGAACTCCGACGCCGTCGTGGAACGGATCTGGCGTCGCTGGGCCGAGCGGCACGGGCTCGACGGCGACGAGGTGATGAAGGTGGTCCACGGGCGGCAGGGGTACGCCTCGATGGCCCTGCTGCTGCCCGACCGGCCGATGGAGCAGAACCACACCGACAACGCGCGCATGCTCGCTGAGGAGACGGCGGATGTGGACGGCGTGGTGCCGATTCCCGGGGCGCCGGACTTCCTGGCCTCCCTGCGGGGGCTTCCGCATGCGCTCGTGACGTCCGCCGATGTGCCGCTCTCCACGGCGCGGATGGCTGCCGCCAGGCTGGAGCAGCCGGACGTCCGCGTCACCGCGGAGTCGGTGGGCGCCAGCAAGCCCGATCCGGAGGGCTTCCTGAAGGGCGCCGCCGAGCTCGGGATCGCGCCGGAGGACTGCATCGTCTTCGAGGACTCGGGCGCGGGGATCGAGGCGGGGCGCGCCGCGGGGATGCGGGTCGTCGGGGTGGGCCCCCGTGCCGGGTTCCATGGGCCGGATGCGCTGGTCTCGGACTTGCGCGAGGTTCGGGTCGAGGCTTCGGGGGACGGGACGATGCGGGTGTACATCGGTTAG
- a CDS encoding peptidoglycan-binding domain-containing protein produces the protein MTEPTGAKGPDSQDGPIGQNGHLCPECSAPRGTDNTPSCGCGPRASEALRDARTAEAAAAEDFDPLRIRPYVELEGTGEAGGETMPLRAVPAAPPTPLAPPATTPSAQDLSLFEPDGVSDSADPADTHGTAAARHRPRRARTVLLGAGGALVAVLAAAGLASGMFTYEAPVRDTALPDDVRASVPAPSTSEARETPSPTAPSTQSAAPPVSQSPTRSASASPTPSRSSAPPSPSATSEPTNAPSTTEAAGSQEDSAAARDPAPATLQRGDRGPEVTELELRLTQLGLYTREARGSYNEGVEDAVLRYQWARGVQPDEYGVYDLATRERLESETSEP, from the coding sequence GTGACTGAGCCGACGGGCGCGAAGGGTCCGGACAGCCAGGATGGCCCGATAGGCCAGAACGGTCACCTTTGCCCGGAGTGCAGTGCGCCGAGAGGGACCGACAACACCCCGTCCTGCGGCTGCGGCCCGCGCGCGTCCGAGGCCCTGCGAGACGCCCGTACGGCGGAGGCGGCCGCGGCGGAGGACTTCGATCCGCTGCGGATACGGCCATACGTGGAGCTGGAGGGTACCGGCGAAGCGGGCGGCGAGACGATGCCGCTGCGGGCGGTGCCGGCAGCGCCGCCCACTCCCTTGGCGCCTCCGGCCACGACACCGAGCGCACAGGACCTGAGCCTGTTCGAGCCGGACGGGGTGTCCGACAGCGCTGATCCTGCCGACACTCACGGGACGGCCGCCGCCCGTCACCGTCCCCGTCGTGCGCGTACGGTCCTGCTCGGGGCGGGCGGAGCGCTCGTGGCCGTGCTCGCGGCGGCGGGCCTGGCGAGCGGCATGTTCACGTACGAGGCGCCGGTAAGGGACACCGCACTGCCGGACGACGTACGGGCGAGCGTCCCGGCGCCGTCGACGAGCGAGGCCCGGGAGACGCCGTCCCCCACGGCGCCGTCGACCCAGTCGGCAGCGCCGCCGGTGTCGCAGTCGCCGACGCGGAGCGCGTCCGCTTCCCCGACGCCGTCGAGGTCGAGCGCGCCCCCGTCTCCGTCAGCGACCTCGGAACCGACGAACGCCCCGTCCACCACCGAGGCCGCCGGCTCCCAGGAGGACTCCGCCGCCGCGCGGGACCCCGCGCCTGCGACCCTCCAGCGCGGCGACCGGGGCCCCGAGGTCACGGAACTCGAACTCCGCCTGACCCAACTCGGCCTCTACACGCGGGAGGCCAGGGGCAGCTACAACGAGGGCGTCGAGGACGCGGTCCTCCGCTACCAGTGGGCCCGGGGCGTCCAGCCGGACGAGTACGGGGTATATGACTTGGCTACGCGGGAGAGGTTGGAGTCGGAGACTTCCGAACCGTGA
- a CDS encoding MDR family MFS transporter — protein sequence MAEDAHGMTGNVRDAQDPQRRADAHENVPGNVLVSIGALLLGMLLAALDQTIVSTALPTIVSDLGGLEHLSWVVTAYLLASTAATPLWGKLGDQYGRKRLFQIAIVIFLVGSALCGMAQDMAQLIAFRAIQGVGGGGLMVLSMAIVGDIVPPRERGRYQGLFGGVFGATSVLGPLLGGVFTEHLSWRWVFYINLPIGAVALAVIAVVLRLPSKSTRHVIDYLGTFLIASVATCLVLVASLGGTTWAWGSVQIVGLAVLGVVLAVAFVAVERRAAEPVLPLKLFGVRTFSLSAVISFIVGFAMFGAMTYLPTFLQVVQGVSPTTSGLHMLPMVAGMLLASTGSGQIVSRTGRWKVFPIAGTGVTTLGLLLLHQLDMDSSTWEMSVYFFVFGLGLGLVMQVLVLIVQNAVSYEDLGVATSGATFFRSIGASFGVAIFGTVFASRLDDKLVEAFRGVSLPAGVSLEGLEADPRGIGELPAALRPAALDAYASSITDVFLYAAPVALVGFVLAWFLREDKLRGSVTAPDVTETLASNPVQRSSYDEVCRALSVLGTREGRREVYRDITARAGYDLLPAASWLLLRIKRYGWVEPGVLAERSSVPLSVILDAAREVEGRRLAVREGLDLVLTDRGREVAERLALVREESLAELLGDWWGPDRPTDLVQLVKELNAELCGSDREQPRDS from the coding sequence ATGGCCGAGGACGCGCACGGTATGACGGGAAATGTGCGTGACGCGCAGGACCCGCAACGGCGAGCCGACGCGCACGAGAACGTGCCCGGCAACGTCCTCGTCTCCATCGGCGCGCTGCTCCTCGGCATGCTGCTCGCCGCACTCGACCAGACCATCGTGTCGACCGCCCTGCCCACCATCGTCAGCGACCTCGGCGGCCTGGAGCATCTGTCCTGGGTCGTGACCGCGTATCTGCTGGCGTCCACGGCCGCGACTCCGCTGTGGGGCAAGCTCGGTGACCAGTACGGGCGCAAGCGGCTCTTCCAGATCGCGATCGTGATCTTCCTCGTCGGCTCCGCGCTGTGCGGCATGGCGCAGGACATGGCCCAGCTCATCGCCTTCCGCGCCATTCAGGGGGTCGGGGGCGGCGGGCTCATGGTGCTGTCCATGGCGATCGTCGGCGACATCGTCCCGCCGCGGGAGCGTGGGCGGTACCAGGGGCTGTTCGGGGGCGTGTTCGGGGCGACGAGTGTGCTCGGGCCGTTGCTCGGCGGGGTGTTCACGGAGCATCTGAGCTGGCGGTGGGTGTTCTACATCAACCTGCCCATCGGGGCCGTCGCCCTTGCCGTCATCGCTGTCGTGCTGCGCCTTCCGAGTAAGTCGACGCGGCATGTCATCGACTATCTGGGCACTTTCCTCATCGCGTCTGTCGCGACCTGTCTCGTGCTGGTTGCTTCCCTCGGCGGGACCACATGGGCGTGGGGGTCGGTTCAGATCGTCGGGCTGGCGGTGCTCGGGGTGGTGCTCGCCGTTGCGTTCGTCGCCGTTGAGCGGCGGGCTGCCGAGCCTGTGCTGCCGCTGAAGCTGTTCGGCGTGCGGACCTTCTCGCTCTCCGCGGTCATCAGCTTCATCGTCGGGTTCGCCATGTTCGGCGCGATGACCTACCTGCCGACGTTTCTCCAGGTCGTGCAGGGAGTCAGCCCGACCACGTCCGGGCTGCACATGCTGCCGATGGTGGCCGGCATGCTGCTGGCGTCCACCGGGTCCGGGCAGATCGTCAGCCGTACCGGACGCTGGAAGGTGTTCCCGATCGCGGGGACGGGGGTCACCACGCTGGGGCTGCTGCTGCTTCACCAGTTGGACATGGACAGCTCCACCTGGGAGATGAGCGTCTACTTCTTCGTCTTCGGGCTGGGCCTCGGGCTGGTCATGCAGGTGCTGGTGCTGATCGTGCAGAACGCCGTGTCGTACGAGGATCTCGGCGTGGCCACCTCCGGGGCGACGTTCTTCCGGTCCATCGGGGCGTCGTTCGGTGTGGCCATCTTCGGGACGGTCTTCGCCAGCCGGCTCGATGACAAGCTGGTCGAGGCGTTTCGGGGGGTCTCGCTTCCGGCCGGGGTCTCGTTGGAGGGGCTGGAGGCGGATCCGCGGGGCATTGGGGAACTGCCTGCGGCGTTGCGGCCGGCCGCGTTGGACGCCTATGCGTCGTCGATCACCGATGTGTTTCTGTATGCGGCGCCGGTCGCGCTGGTGGGGTTCGTGCTCGCCTGGTTCCTGCGGGAGGACAAGCTGCGGGGGTCCGTGACCGCACCCGATGTCACCGAGACGCTGGCCAGCAATCCCGTCCAGCGGTCGTCCTACGACGAGGTGTGCCGGGCGTTGTCGGTGCTCGGAACCCGGGAGGGGCGGCGGGAGGTGTATCGGGACATCACCGCGCGGGCGGGGTACGACCTGTTGCCTGCGGCCAGTTGGCTGTTGTTGCGGATCAAGAGGTACGGGTGGGTGGAGCCGGGGGTGCTCGCCGAGCGGAGCTCTGTGCCGCTGTCCGTGATCCTCGATGCCGCTCGGGAGGTGGAGGGGCGGCGGTTGGCTGTTCGGGAGGGGCTCGATCTGGTGCTGACGGATCGGGGGCGGGAGGTTGCCGAGCGGTTGGCGCTCGTTCGGGAGGAGTCGTTGGCCGAGTTGTTGGGGGACTGGTGGGGGCCGGATCGGCCTACCGATCTGGTGCAGTTGGTCAAGGAGTTGAATGCGGAGTTGTGTGGGTCTGATCGGGAGCAGCCGCGGGATTCTTGA
- a CDS encoding GNAT family N-acetyltransferase, whose product MTWTVAPEPPDSLTAKALWRAYYTEVSDRYYLLHKGHRTDPSELARELSHPPTTELTLPKGQLLVAHYEGEPAGSTGIRLLDKNTAELTRVYVHPRMRGKGGGKLLLRSAESTARTLNATRIILDTRHDLTEARALYAALGYEETPPHNNGIYAEHWFTKPLL is encoded by the coding sequence ATGACCTGGACCGTAGCCCCGGAACCCCCCGACTCCCTCACAGCCAAGGCCCTCTGGCGGGCGTACTACACCGAGGTCAGCGACCGCTACTACCTACTCCACAAGGGCCACCGCACCGACCCGTCCGAACTGGCCCGCGAGCTCTCCCACCCCCCAACCACCGAACTCACCCTTCCCAAAGGCCAGTTGCTGGTGGCCCACTACGAGGGCGAGCCGGCCGGATCAACCGGCATCAGACTCCTGGACAAGAACACAGCCGAACTGACCCGGGTGTACGTACACCCGAGGATGCGGGGCAAGGGCGGCGGCAAACTCCTGCTCCGCTCAGCCGAGTCCACGGCCCGCACACTCAACGCAACCCGCATAATCCTCGACACCCGCCACGATCTGACAGAGGCCCGCGCCCTGTACGCGGCCCTGGGCTACGAGGAAACACCCCCACACAACAACGGCATCTACGCCGAACACTGGTTCACCAAACCCTTGCTCTGA
- a CDS encoding J-domain-containing protein, with amino-acid sequence MTERKPPGVPFESWVDKQIHDAQSRGDFDRLPGTGKPLPNDLEAPYDELWWIKRKMAREGLSVLPPALALRKEAEDALLAAYAAPSERTVRKIITAVNVKIRDMLLKPPPGPPLGRKPYDVEEVVRQWRERRRAAGESDVASDA; translated from the coding sequence ATGACCGAGCGAAAGCCCCCCGGCGTCCCGTTCGAGTCCTGGGTCGACAAGCAGATCCACGACGCACAGTCCCGCGGCGACTTCGACAGACTGCCAGGCACCGGAAAGCCGCTGCCGAACGACCTGGAAGCGCCGTACGACGAACTGTGGTGGATCAAGCGCAAGATGGCCCGCGAAGGCCTGTCGGTCCTGCCCCCGGCCCTGGCCCTGCGCAAGGAGGCGGAGGACGCCCTGCTCGCGGCGTATGCGGCGCCCTCGGAGCGGACGGTCCGGAAGATCATCACGGCTGTCAACGTCAAGATCCGCGACATGCTGCTGAAGCCGCCGCCCGGCCCTCCCCTGGGCCGTAAGCCGTACGACGTCGAAGAGGTCGTACGGCAGTGGCGGGAGAGGCGCCGGGCGGCGGGCGAGTCGGATGTTGCGTCAGATGCGTAG